The genomic region TCAATGGTTTTGACTCATGGTACCTCTTCTACAACGCGGTACTGATAGCTCAAGCCCACGGGAATTGGTACGCCGTCCCTCCAGACGTTCACTCTTGGTTTCCATCGGGTTACTTCATCGAACTCGGTGACACCATAGGGCTCCCCTTCATCTCAGCCCTACTTGCCCTACCCTTCTACTCTTCCTTTGGAGCAAACGCAGTCTACACGGTAGTCCTCTTCCTGGACATGGCTCTAGCAGGGCTAGGCGTTGCATCTGCTTACCTAGCTGTTGATGGCCTTACCAAGAGCAGGGTTGGGGCCGTGATCGCGGGACTAGTGATAGCGGTCTCGCCTGCGCTAACTTACAAGAATCTGGTGGGTGGCCTCCCCAAGACCTCCTGGGGAGGGGTCTTCGTCCTCTTCTCAATCTACCTCCTGAACCTGGCCATAGAGAGGAAAAAGCCGTGGTACGGCGCAGTTGCCGCGGTGCCCCTCTTCCTAGCAGAGATATCCTGGGGAGGTTACACCTACATCGACATAAGCCTTCTGGCAGCTGCCTTTCTGGCCATCCTCCTGAACAGGAACGATGAGGTCACAGTGAAGTCCTTCACGTTAATGGGCGTCATAACAGCCTTCTTGACCTCCTTCGCCCCCAATAACATAGGATTTCTATCAGGTGCAGCTCACGGTCTCTCTCTCCTCCTTGTTTCGCTTCTCCTGTTTGTGGACCTTTACCTAAGGAAGATACTGCCGAAGGAGAGCTCGTTAACCAGGTCCTTAATACTCACCTCGTTCCTAGTCTTGATCTTCGTCCTCGCCATAGGCGGTCTATCAGCTTTGAGGGCTACCCCTATTCCCTCTAGATATTACGCAATCGTGGATCCCTTCTACCAGTTCACCGTGCCCATAGACAGGACGGTGGCGGAGTATATACCTCAGCCGTTGACTTCAATGCTCACTGACTTCGGCGTTGCCATATTTCTATCGGTGATTGGGATGTACTACTTCCTCAGGGAGGGTAACCTCTCCGGGCTGTGGCTCCTCGTCTTGGGAGTGGCGAGCATATACGGGACCTCGGAGCAACCCTATCTCTTCAACTACACGGTGTACATGGTCGCTCCCCTGGCAGGGGCAGGGATCTACTTCGTGGTGTCTAGGCTGAAACAGGCCAGGGTGAGGGTTGCTCCCATCCTTCTCTTGGCGGTGGTTGGGATCTCCCTCGTGGCAGATGCCGGTTCAGCCATCATGGCTAGCAATACACCTAATGCCATCATCACCTCCGCTTCGCCCTACCCCGTGCCCAACTATGCCTGGGTCACTACGCTTAACTGGCTTAGGACGCAAACCTCACCTCACGCCTTCGTCCTGAGTTGGTGGGACTACGGTTACTGGATTGAGGTGGTGGGAAATAAAACCGTGATTGACGAGAATAACACGCTTAATAATACGCAGATCAAGTTAATGGCTGAGATCTTCCTGAATAACGAGACCTACGCGGCCCAGATCCTCGAGAGGGACTTTCACGTCTACCCCTACGGAAACCCCAACTACACAATCCCCACTTACATCGTGGCATATGACGCGGTTACCATCTACAGGGGACAGGAGGCCTTCCTTGGTTATCCCACGAACTTGGGCGGTCAGTTCCTAGGCTATACCTCGAGCCTCGGGGACATTGGGAAAGCCATGGGAGCAATGACCGTGATTGCGGGTTACCCAGTGAATGAGTACGTGAATATTACACTTCTAAACCAGACTGAGACGCAGATTGCCAGCGAATTCTCATCAAATCCCACGCTGGCTCAGGAACTTGTAAGCCTAGTGGGTAACTCGTTCCCGTTTGCGTGGACCCATCGCGCGTATCAGTCGCTGATAGCCAACATGTTCATTGAAGGACTGCAGAGCCAGGGTTACCCCGTGATCGCCCCATTCAGTACCCAAATCTCGACCTCTGGAGTCAGCCTTGGCACTCCTCTACCGCAAGTCAGAATGGAGTACTTCCAACCAGTGCAGATATCAATGGACCCACTTTACGGAAATGGAGAGTACCAGGTTTACATTATGGTAGTGGTGTATCAGTTCGTCCAGCCCGGATATGTGGCACCTAACTGACCAGACTCTACTCCCTTTTCTTGCGCCCTTTCTTGTTTGTATACATCAGTAGTCAATCGCTTTTTATATTATTACACCTTATCCGACTTTCAGTGAAATTAGTATGAATAAGAGT from Metallosphaera sedula DSM 5348 harbors:
- a CDS encoding STT3 domain-containing protein, whose product is MALKEVSNVLRKTTLVDLVVVIGISIISIAIRGLSATYPLSINGFDSWYLFYNAVLIAQAHGNWYAVPPDVHSWFPSGYFIELGDTIGLPFISALLALPFYSSFGANAVYTVVLFLDMALAGLGVASAYLAVDGLTKSRVGAVIAGLVIAVSPALTYKNLVGGLPKTSWGGVFVLFSIYLLNLAIERKKPWYGAVAAVPLFLAEISWGGYTYIDISLLAAAFLAILLNRNDEVTVKSFTLMGVITAFLTSFAPNNIGFLSGAAHGLSLLLVSLLLFVDLYLRKILPKESSLTRSLILTSFLVLIFVLAIGGLSALRATPIPSRYYAIVDPFYQFTVPIDRTVAEYIPQPLTSMLTDFGVAIFLSVIGMYYFLREGNLSGLWLLVLGVASIYGTSEQPYLFNYTVYMVAPLAGAGIYFVVSRLKQARVRVAPILLLAVVGISLVADAGSAIMASNTPNAIITSASPYPVPNYAWVTTLNWLRTQTSPHAFVLSWWDYGYWIEVVGNKTVIDENNTLNNTQIKLMAEIFLNNETYAAQILERDFHVYPYGNPNYTIPTYIVAYDAVTIYRGQEAFLGYPTNLGGQFLGYTSSLGDIGKAMGAMTVIAGYPVNEYVNITLLNQTETQIASEFSSNPTLAQELVSLVGNSFPFAWTHRAYQSLIANMFIEGLQSQGYPVIAPFSTQISTSGVSLGTPLPQVRMEYFQPVQISMDPLYGNGEYQVYIMVVVYQFVQPGYVAPN